From the Pedobacter cryoconitis genome, one window contains:
- the nrdF gene encoding class 1b ribonucleoside-diphosphate reductase subunit beta, whose translation MSHYKAVNWNTPENDYAGMFWEQNLRQFWIDTEYIPSKDIDSWKSLSPEIQEAYKKALGGLTLLDTIQSHTGMPKLLDHIDGLQNKAVLSFMCMMEAIHAKSYSTIFTTVNSTAEINELFEWVEHNKLLQFKAATIDKYYRNLDAAKVSNEVLFMGLAASVLLESFLFYSGFFMPLWLAGQGQMVASADIIKKIVADESIHGVFVGLLAQDVYKKLPDPEKCKAELVDLLMELYENELKYTDELYTEVGLTADVKEYVRYNANKAMMNLGFEELFEIKAVNSIVLNGLNGETTQHDFFSKKSTNYEKSTEILYLRDEDFQMDTDPVF comes from the coding sequence ATGAGTCACTATAAAGCAGTAAACTGGAATACACCGGAAAATGATTACGCCGGCATGTTCTGGGAGCAGAACCTGCGTCAGTTCTGGATAGATACAGAATATATCCCTTCCAAAGATATCGATAGCTGGAAGTCTTTAAGTCCTGAGATTCAGGAGGCTTATAAAAAAGCATTAGGCGGTTTAACCCTGCTGGATACAATTCAGAGTCATACTGGTATGCCGAAACTACTGGATCATATCGATGGCTTACAGAATAAAGCGGTATTATCTTTCATGTGTATGATGGAAGCTATTCACGCGAAATCATACTCTACCATTTTTACTACGGTAAATAGTACGGCAGAGATTAACGAGTTATTCGAATGGGTAGAACACAACAAGCTCCTTCAATTTAAAGCAGCTACGATTGATAAATATTACAGAAATCTGGATGCGGCTAAAGTAAGCAATGAAGTATTATTTATGGGGCTTGCAGCATCAGTGTTACTGGAATCATTTTTGTTTTACAGCGGATTTTTCATGCCGTTATGGCTTGCCGGACAGGGGCAGATGGTTGCAAGTGCAGATATTATCAAAAAAATTGTTGCTGATGAATCCATTCATGGTGTGTTTGTTGGATTGCTTGCTCAGGATGTATACAAAAAGTTACCAGACCCTGAAAAGTGTAAAGCAGAGCTGGTTGACCTACTCATGGAGTTGTATGAAAATGAGTTGAAATACACAGATGAATTATACACTGAGGTTGGTTTAACTGCTGATGTAAAGGAATACGTTCGCTACAATGCAAACAAGGCAATGATGAACCTTGGATTTGAAGAGTTATTTGAGATCAAAGCAGTTAACTCTATAGTTTTAAATGGATTGAATGGTGAGACTACACAGCATGATTTCTTTTCTAAGAAATCTACAAACTATGAGAAAAGTACAGAAATTCTTTATTTAAGAGATGAAGATTTTCAAATGGATACAGATCCTGTTTTTTAA